A region from the Clostridium beijerinckii genome encodes:
- the hfq gene encoding RNA chaperone Hfq produces MVNKQQSNLQDIFLNNARKNKLQLTVHLLNGFQLKGIVKGFDNFTVILDCDNKQMLIYKHSISTITPIQPILFTDNEYESN; encoded by the coding sequence TTGGTAAATAAACAACAAAGCAATCTACAAGATATTTTTTTAAACAACGCAAGAAAAAATAAGTTACAATTAACTGTTCATTTATTAAATGGATTTCAATTAAAGGGTATTGTAAAAGGTTTTGATAATTTTACTGTTATTTTAGACTGCGATAATAAACAAATGCTTATATATAAGCATTCAATATCAACTATAACGCCAATTCAACCAATTTTATTTACAGATAATGAATACGAAAGTAATTAG
- a CDS encoding tRNA (adenosine(37)-N6)-dimethylallyltransferase MiaA: protein MKQKLLVIGGPTAVGKTDLSIKLAKKLNGEIISADSMQIYKYMDIGSAKVTKDEMDGIKHYLINTITPDVLFSVADFKEYGDKALNEIVSKGKLPIISGGTGLYINSLTCNMTFTEAEKDENYRKYLESLALEKGNIYIHEMLKECDPISYEEIHPNNRKRVIRALEVFKLTNKPFSSYNAGEDFYSSNYDIYYYVLTMDREKLYERINKRVDIMMEKGLLDECIRLKEMGYTSDIQSMQGIGYKEILYHLEGKISLKEAINMIKQGSRNYAKRQLTWFRRDTRCVFLDKDKMSDDEILDKVINDIRNN, encoded by the coding sequence ATGAAACAAAAATTATTAGTAATTGGAGGTCCAACCGCAGTGGGGAAGACTGATCTTTCTATAAAACTCGCAAAGAAATTAAATGGAGAAATTATTTCAGCTGACTCTATGCAAATTTATAAATATATGGATATTGGTTCTGCGAAAGTAACAAAAGATGAGATGGATGGAATTAAGCATTATCTAATTAATACTATAACTCCTGATGTTCTATTTTCAGTGGCTGATTTTAAAGAATATGGTGATAAAGCGTTAAATGAGATTGTTTCGAAAGGGAAATTACCAATAATATCTGGTGGAACAGGGCTGTATATTAATTCGTTAACTTGCAATATGACTTTTACAGAAGCAGAAAAAGATGAAAACTATAGAAAATACTTAGAAAGTTTAGCCCTAGAAAAAGGTAATATATACATACATGAAATGTTAAAAGAATGCGATCCTATAAGCTACGAAGAAATACATCCTAATAACAGAAAAAGAGTTATTAGAGCATTAGAAGTGTTTAAACTTACAAATAAACCATTTAGTTCTTATAATGCTGGAGAAGATTTTTATAGTAGTAATTATGATATATACTATTATGTATTAACTATGGATAGGGAAAAGTTATATGAAAGAATAAATAAAAGAGTAGATATCATGATGGAAAAAGGACTATTAGATGAATGTATAAGATTAAAAGAAATGGGATATACTTCAGATATTCAATCAATGCAAGGCATAGGATATAAAGAAATTTTATATCATTTGGAAGGTAAAATTTCTTTAAAGGAAGCAATTAATATGATAAAGCAAGGATCAAGAAACTATGCTAAAAGACAATTAACCTGGTTTAGACGCGACACTCGATGTGTATTTTTAGATAAAGATAAAATGAGTGATGATGAAATTTTAGATAAAGTTATTAATGACATAAGAAACAACTAG
- the mutL gene encoding DNA mismatch repair endonuclease MutL, translated as MKRINILNEDTANKIAAGEVVERPSSVVKELVENSIDANSKNIVIEIEEGGTSLIRIIDDGDGIYKDDIDKAFLPHATSKINKSEDIYNIHTLGFRGEALPSIASVAKVNLKSKQENQEFGCEISIEGGRQSCVTECGVNKGTIIEVRDLFFNVPARKKFLKSVSKEGSLINDIITRLALANPKVSFKLYNNNKKILHTFGNGDLKDVIRTIYGKSITDNILYYDDASDLITVYGYIGKEEIARGSRNNQSIFVNKRYIKNRSLGVAVEQAFKSFSTVSKFPFFILFIEVYPEYVDVNIHPTKAEVKFNDERIIFKKIFGAVHTALKNEVFETFAIKEDEENIKSATIPSFEEITFAIKEEEEKVKFANTVVKTMIEEGKDLKAHNVYSNQDKTATTYVSNLEYDNNSSIIKSDNNDEFNKSIIDIPIDLKVTERDTSINLENKNSIGLSNNLNSEITNENMNETACSNKCSVIVKTSFDEAITSSVNNSHNINLQDSKENNISKPIAKFPPITIIGQYNKTYVLGEHDGTLYMIDQHAAHEKILFERYLKEIETGDIIIQPLMIPSVIDLSIDDYSYFEDNKEVFKDAGFLLQEFGGNSLSLKEVPYFLGKLNPKNLFLDILDNLKNLGNGKTSEVKHNAIASKACKAAIKGNDKLEMNELMKLVEDLRYIDDPFHCPHGRPVIIKFTSVDIDKKFRRII; from the coding sequence TTGAAAAGAATTAATATTTTAAATGAAGATACAGCTAATAAGATTGCAGCAGGAGAAGTTGTTGAAAGACCCTCTTCAGTAGTTAAAGAATTAGTTGAGAATTCTATAGACGCCAATTCTAAAAACATAGTAATTGAAATAGAGGAAGGTGGAACATCACTTATTAGAATTATTGATGACGGTGATGGAATTTATAAAGATGACATAGATAAGGCTTTTCTTCCTCATGCTACTAGTAAGATTAATAAATCGGAAGACATCTACAATATACATACTTTAGGTTTTAGAGGAGAAGCACTTCCATCCATAGCATCTGTAGCTAAGGTTAATTTGAAATCTAAACAAGAAAATCAAGAATTCGGTTGCGAAATATCTATTGAAGGTGGAAGACAGTCTTGTGTTACAGAATGCGGAGTAAATAAAGGTACAATAATAGAAGTTCGTGATTTGTTTTTTAATGTACCTGCTAGAAAAAAATTCTTAAAGTCTGTATCTAAAGAAGGCTCTTTAATAAATGATATAATAACTAGACTTGCCTTAGCTAATCCAAAAGTTAGTTTTAAATTATACAATAACAATAAGAAAATTCTTCATACTTTTGGTAATGGAGACCTTAAAGATGTAATAAGAACTATATATGGAAAGTCTATAACTGATAATATCCTTTATTATGACGATGCTTCTGATCTTATAACTGTTTATGGTTATATAGGAAAAGAAGAAATAGCTAGAGGCTCTAGAAATAATCAAAGTATTTTTGTAAATAAAAGATATATTAAAAATAGATCACTAGGCGTAGCTGTTGAACAAGCATTTAAATCTTTTTCAACAGTAAGTAAGTTTCCTTTCTTTATATTATTTATAGAAGTATATCCAGAATACGTAGATGTTAATATTCATCCAACTAAAGCAGAAGTAAAATTTAATGATGAGAGAATAATCTTTAAAAAGATTTTTGGAGCAGTTCATACGGCCTTAAAAAATGAGGTTTTTGAAACCTTTGCGATAAAAGAAGATGAAGAAAATATTAAGAGTGCTACAATTCCAAGTTTTGAAGAAATAACATTTGCAATAAAAGAAGAAGAGGAAAAAGTTAAATTTGCAAATACAGTAGTTAAGACTATGATTGAAGAAGGTAAAGATCTAAAAGCACATAATGTTTACTCAAATCAAGATAAAACAGCAACTACATATGTTTCAAATTTAGAATATGATAATAATTCATCAATAATTAAAAGTGATAATAATGATGAATTTAATAAGAGCATAATTGATATTCCTATAGATCTCAAAGTAACAGAAAGGGATACTTCAATAAATTTAGAAAATAAAAACTCAATAGGTTTAAGTAATAATTTAAATTCAGAAATTACAAATGAGAATATGAATGAAACTGCATGTTCGAACAAATGTTCTGTTATAGTAAAAACCTCATTCGATGAGGCTATTACTAGTTCTGTTAATAATTCCCATAATATAAATTTACAAGATTCCAAAGAAAATAATATTTCAAAACCAATAGCTAAGTTTCCACCAATTACTATAATTGGTCAATATAACAAGACTTATGTATTAGGGGAGCATGACGGAACATTGTATATGATTGATCAGCATGCGGCTCATGAGAAGATTTTATTTGAAAGATATTTAAAGGAAATTGAAACAGGAGATATTATAATTCAACCTCTTATGATTCCAAGTGTAATTGATTTAAGTATAGATGATTATTCTTATTTTGAGGATAATAAAGAGGTATTTAAAGATGCAGGATTTTTACTTCAAGAGTTTGGGGGGAATTCATTATCATTAAAAGAAGTTCCATATTTTCTAGGAAAGCTTAATCCTAAAAATTTGTTTTTAGATATACTTGATAATCTAAAAAATTTAGGTAATGGAAAGACTAGTGAAGTTAAACATAATGCAATAGCCAGCAAAGCTTGTAAGGCAGCTATTAAGGGGAATGATAAGTTGGAAATGAATGAACTGATGAAACTTGTTGAAGATTTAAGATATATTGATGATCCTTTTCACTGTCCACATGGTAGACCTGTAATAATAAAGTTTACAAGCGTAGATATTGATAAGAAATTTAGAAGAATAATATAA
- a CDS encoding MarR family transcriptional regulator: MNPESDLSGCDNELVTKQADEIIDIFKNIKKTLSCKFKKLAKQYGFTPQQLAVIFQLYKTPSITLNELSDYMGLTKSTVSGIIDRLENQGVVIREIPKDNRRIVNLSISKEFRNNNDICNMNKHFSSDLIYNIIKNTDANEVEKIIYGLRQFYLLLNNND, translated from the coding sequence TTGAATCCAGAGTCGGATTTATCAGGATGTGATAATGAATTAGTAACAAAACAGGCAGATGAAATTATTGACATATTTAAAAATATAAAAAAGACTCTTAGTTGTAAATTTAAAAAACTTGCAAAACAATATGGATTTACTCCTCAGCAACTTGCAGTCATATTTCAATTGTATAAAACTCCATCAATAACGCTTAATGAATTAAGTGATTATATGGGATTAACAAAAAGTACAGTTTCCGGAATAATAGACCGTTTGGAAAACCAAGGTGTTGTAATTAGAGAAATACCTAAAGATAATAGAAGGATCGTAAATCTATCAATTTCTAAAGAGTTTAGAAATAATAATGATATATGTAATATGAATAAGCATTTTAGCTCTGATTTAATATACAATATTATAAAAAATACAGATGCTAACGAAGTTGAAAAAATAATATATGGATTAAGACAATTTTATTTATTATTAAACAACAATGATTAA
- a CDS encoding MFS transporter, translating to MEENKTPSLLTAWLALFVVIIGTFMSVLDSSIVNIALPKMMSVFGMPVDDAKWILTCYTLTLGAIIPLTGYLQNIFGSKRIYIFSLATFTIGSFLCGFAWSGGTMIAFRVIQALGGGMIMPIGMSIIYQVFPREKIGLALGYWGIAAMAAPTIGPTLGGFIIQSMDWRLIFYINVPIGIVGVVMAGIILKGEERKPFESFDVIGFLSCTIAIVSILYVLGEGSSIDWGDIKNPILMTLGCLSLVLFIVNELTHPNPLLDLRILKLFDFTISLIISSVLTLALMGGSYILPLFLQSVRGYTAMQTGMIMLPSALVTGLFMPISGNLFDKVGAKPLVIPGLLILGIGSFQLANAISMDSSQSNIVLITCIRSVGLGLAMMPISTAGMNAVSKELVGGASALNNTVRQIASALSVTIMSTLMTGRSNESYAKLAEQVTVYNKTAMDTISTLTKAFMRDGQSQSAAKVSAVSQLAKMIQGQATLDGMQYAVMVSVAIVVVAIILTFFMRTRK from the coding sequence ATGGAAGAGAATAAAACTCCCTCATTATTAACCGCGTGGTTAGCATTATTTGTAGTTATAATAGGAACATTTATGTCTGTACTAGACAGTAGTATAGTTAATATAGCTCTTCCTAAAATGATGTCTGTTTTTGGTATGCCTGTGGATGATGCAAAATGGATATTAACATGTTATACACTAACCCTTGGAGCTATTATACCGTTAACAGGATATCTTCAGAATATTTTTGGTTCTAAGAGAATATATATCTTTTCATTAGCTACATTTACAATAGGTTCATTCCTATGTGGATTTGCATGGAGTGGTGGAACTATGATCGCATTTCGTGTAATTCAAGCTCTTGGCGGTGGTATGATAATGCCCATAGGAATGTCAATTATATATCAAGTATTTCCTAGAGAAAAGATAGGGTTAGCTTTAGGTTATTGGGGAATAGCAGCTATGGCAGCACCTACCATAGGACCAACACTGGGTGGATTTATTATCCAAAGTATGGACTGGAGACTTATTTTTTATATTAATGTTCCTATTGGTATAGTAGGGGTAGTAATGGCTGGTATAATATTAAAAGGCGAGGAAAGAAAGCCATTTGAGTCTTTTGATGTAATAGGTTTTTTATCTTGTACAATTGCAATAGTAAGTATATTATATGTTCTTGGTGAAGGTTCTTCAATTGACTGGGGCGATATAAAAAATCCAATATTAATGACTCTTGGTTGCTTAAGTCTTGTACTATTTATAGTAAATGAACTTACTCATCCAAATCCTTTATTAGATTTACGAATTCTTAAACTTTTCGATTTTACTATAAGTTTAATTATAAGCAGTGTATTAACATTGGCACTAATGGGTGGTTCTTATATCTTACCGTTATTCTTACAAAGTGTAAGAGGCTATACAGCAATGCAGACAGGAATGATTATGCTTCCGTCTGCATTGGTAACCGGACTTTTTATGCCGATAAGTGGTAATTTATTTGATAAAGTTGGAGCAAAACCACTTGTAATACCTGGGCTTTTAATATTAGGTATAGGTTCTTTTCAACTTGCAAATGCTATAAGTATGGATTCAAGCCAATCAAACATAGTTTTGATTACTTGTATTAGATCAGTTGGTTTAGGACTTGCTATGATGCCAATTAGTACAGCAGGAATGAATGCTGTATCAAAAGAACTAGTTGGAGGGGCATCAGCTCTAAATAATACTGTAAGACAAATAGCAAGTGCACTTAGTGTAACTATAATGTCTACACTTATGACAGGAAGAAGTAATGAAAGCTATGCAAAATTAGCAGAACAGGTAACAGTTTATAATAAAACAGCTATGGACACTATAAGTACACTGACAAAAGCATTTATGCGTGACGGTCAATCACAAAGTGCTGCTAAAGTTTCTGCTGTATCTCAATTGGCAAAAATGATACAAGGTCAAGCCACTTTAGATGGAATGCAATATGCTGTTATGGTAAGTGTTGCTATAGTAGTTGTAGCTATAATTTTAACTTTCTTTATGAGAACTAGAAAATAA
- a CDS encoding hemolysin D, producing the protein MNEKRKILIIGIVIAIIVALGGIISYYWYENTYYVSTEDAKVAADFISVTPQISGKLLEMNVEEGDKVVKNQILACQQMNNLADSSVEQSLVRAPINGIVVKKQGTVGELYSAGSTLFTLIDPDKLYIITNIEETKIGKIKVGQTVDINIDQYDSEKFTGKIKSVGELTNSALSMFSSSTSGTFTKVVQRIPVKIEIDEFDNKILPGTNAVIKIHVKE; encoded by the coding sequence ATGAATGAAAAACGTAAAATATTAATTATTGGAATTGTAATTGCAATTATAGTGGCATTAGGTGGAATAATATCTTATTATTGGTATGAAAATACTTATTATGTTTCAACTGAGGATGCCAAGGTTGCTGCAGATTTTATTAGCGTAACTCCACAAATTTCAGGAAAATTATTAGAGATGAATGTAGAGGAAGGCGATAAAGTTGTAAAAAATCAAATATTAGCTTGTCAGCAAATGAATAATCTTGCTGATTCAAGTGTAGAACAGTCTTTGGTAAGAGCACCTATCAACGGTATAGTTGTTAAAAAACAAGGTACAGTAGGGGAACTTTATTCAGCAGGCTCAACATTATTTACTTTGATAGATCCTGATAAACTATACATAATTACTAATATAGAAGAAACAAAAATTGGAAAGATAAAAGTTGGACAAACTGTTGATATTAATATAGATCAATATGATTCTGAAAAATTTACTGGAAAGATTAAATCAGTAGGAGAATTAACCAATTCTGCTTTATCAATGTTCTCATCATCAACTAGTGGTACATTTACAAAAGTAGTTCAAAGAATACCTGTAAAGATTGAAATTGATGAATTTGATAATAAAATACTTCCAGGAACTAATGCGGTAATTAAGATTCATGTTAAAGAATGA